In the genome of Kazachstania africana CBS 2517 chromosome 6, complete genome, the window TCCAAACTGCTGAAGGTTACACTGATTACCCAACATATGCTGAAGCTGTAAAATTAGGCTGGGACAAACAATAGAGTAGTTCAAGCTAATGACTTTTAGATGCATACAGTTGTGATTTGTACATTacttatcaaatttatagtTTATTTAAGTGTGTTTCTATGGAAATTCTTCTACCTTTTTATCGTTTGCCTTCCCAGTCCAGAATATCTTATACTATAAATGCTTTCTATATAAAAGCTTTAtctaaatattcaatatctACAAGGTACAAACATCTGTTGACCTCTCAAGTACTTCAATTATTTCTAAAACGACTTTtacaattcaaatatatctGTGTCTAGTAAAACATCCCTACCATGCCATGAGTAAAAAGGATTATCCGAATTAGGCCCGATAATACTACTGACTCACCATGAAACGCTCCAGTAAGGGCAAAAACAGATACCATATCTGAGTTTGGACATTGTTGAGTTGCAGATTGTACTATAATCTTCTACAAAGTATactcaaaaataaaaaccTTTTGTTGAAGAACTTACTGCTAATAGCCCAACAGTGACGATATGACGCTTAACAACATACTTTACTTAGACCAAGACAATTTGCTAGCAGCAAGATGTTTTGCATTAAATTAATTAAGTACAATTTCATGGAAAATTATAGAAACTTAATTAAATAATGTATGTGCACCATCTATTTCCTGTTGAAGTAATTACGCTGATGTAAGTACTTTATTTCGTAATATAGGGGCTAAACCTTTTGATTAAAAGAACAATAGCATTTATCCTTTCTATTAGATGGACCTTGAGATCGAACATATATTGGAAGATGACATTTATcatgaattcaaataaattattatgTTTCAGTTATCATTTATAACTATTAAGAAAAGACCAAGGAAGTACCCAAGTAAAACATCAAACAAAATCCATACTTTCATGTCGGAAACGAATGACAATGCAACAGCTTTTTTACGTAAAAATTTATGAGCAAACTTTTGATGTATATAGTTCGAATTGGTTATCGTCATTTAATTAGCAGCGTTTGCCTACTAAGAGGTACCCATCAAGTGTTTAGAAAGGAGTATAATCCACATAATACGGCATAGAcatatatttctttctcacATTCATTTAccaatttaaaaattgttgCTTTAATACCCTAATGTATAGTCCAGCTTCCtacatcaaaaaattcGTAAAAGACGCGGATTTAGCTCAGTTGGGAGAGCGCCAGACTGAAGATTGAAACTTCGGTTGACTGTTATCTGGAGGTCCTGTGTTCGATCCACAGAATTCGCATTTtgttttcatcttttttgTAATTACTTTAAAGAGCTTGTGGAACCGATCAGAAGAGCACTAGACAATCAAGTAATACTGAGTGGTGGTTTGCCACCCTATTGATTTTGCTATagagaaacaaaaataaatttaagCCACTCCGATGATGCAAAACAACTCCCTCTTTCTATTTAGCCAGGAATAAATTTGGGAAATACTTGAGACCCGACACAATTTAAAAGCGTAAATAACCTAATATGAATGATGCATCAATTATTGACGAATTACCTTGAACTGTGATATATAACCGTGAAGCAGGTAAATTCTAGATCAAAAagatattaatattaatatacTAGATAAATCTACAAAACTTGTATATAATACGATAgctgaaagaaaattataaaattaataaaattccTAAGCTAAAGTAGTTAAGATATCAGAATCACCAGCATCTAAGATGGTGACGACACCAACTCTGAATAATTTACCGACAGCAGTACCTAATTCGTTGTTACCACCTTGGAAGTAGTAGACCTTGGTCTTAGATAACATAGCGTaatattctaattcagaCTTTCTTAAGACTGGAGTGTTAGCAGCAATTATAACTAACTTAGACTTACCTTGTCTTAAAGACTTGATGGTAGACTTGTAACCTAAGGTGTACTTACCAGACTTAACGACTAAGGCTAACTTTTGGTTGATAGATTCTTGGGACTTAACTGGGGCCTGAAAGAAACGAAATAAGTTTGAAAATGTTAGTAATTCATAGCTCATTGACTAGATTTTGGAAAACATTTCAGTATTATTTAATGCATACATTTATGccattcaataatagacgaaataattatattcatttgaTACTGACCATCTCTGCGATTTATGAACTTGATGTGGTATTAAAACACTCCGGTCTTCGATGAAgttttattcaaagataaaagttgaaatttgataagAAAGCTTTTTAATACTTCatcgaaaatttcatctCTAGAACCATACTTGGAAGAAACCAGCAAACGCCTGAATAGAGAGTTCCTCAGGtcagtgaaaaaaaaaaaatttcaagcgATGAAAAACTGAAAAGCTCTTTGACTGCGATAACATCTGTACATTTTTATGTTTAAAACCAATACATCGCATATAAAACCGGTATTTTTCTGTCTATTTTTTCGTCAAAATTGGCCATCTCTTTGGAATTTATGAAAAGACTTTGGGTTGTGCGTCCAGGTTTCCCGAGCAGAAAGCCGAAAACTTGTCGGGCACCGGAAGTGAGTTGGGATTCCT includes:
- the RPL30 gene encoding 60S ribosomal protein eL30 (similar to Saccharomyces cerevisiae RPL30 (YGL030W); ancestral locus Anc_4.85), with translation MAPVKSQESINQKLALVVKSGKYTLGYKSTIKSLRQGKSKLVIIAANTPVLRKSELEYYAMLSKTKVYYFQGGNNELGTAVGKLFRVGVVTILDAGDSDILTTLA